A single genomic interval of Rhodopseudomonas palustris harbors:
- a CDS encoding AzlD domain-containing protein — protein MSDFIGNWQALMVLVLAGVLPNEVWRMLGLWLGGGIDEGSELLIWVRAVATAILAGVIAQILFLPPGALASVSPLLRYGSVAAGFAVFLAARRSIFAGVVAGEAVLLIGQLWWR, from the coding sequence ATGAGCGATTTCATCGGCAATTGGCAGGCGCTGATGGTGCTGGTGCTCGCCGGCGTGTTGCCGAACGAAGTCTGGCGGATGCTCGGGCTGTGGCTCGGCGGCGGCATCGACGAAGGCTCGGAGCTTTTGATTTGGGTCCGCGCGGTCGCGACTGCGATCCTCGCCGGCGTGATTGCCCAGATCCTGTTCCTGCCGCCGGGCGCGTTGGCAAGCGTGTCGCCGCTGCTGCGCTACGGATCGGTGGCGGCGGGCTTTGCGGTGTTTCTTGCCGCGCGCCGCTCGATCTTCGCCGGTGTGGTCGCGGGCGAGGCGGTGCTGCTGATCGGCCAACTTTGGTGGCGATGA
- a CDS encoding PilZ domain-containing protein, whose protein sequence is MFDRRSTLRQRVYYGGRLVFQARASTFDCIVRNFSVNGAQVEVDNPAAVPDTVELMIPRQGISYFGRIVWRLENMAGLVLDTPRRHVDSLPLDIALRLRATERVNQQLRTQLSELRSQF, encoded by the coding sequence ATGTTCGATCGACGGAGCACGTTGCGTCAGCGCGTTTACTATGGTGGTCGCCTGGTGTTTCAGGCGCGCGCATCCACGTTCGACTGCATCGTGCGCAACTTCTCGGTGAATGGCGCGCAGGTCGAGGTCGACAATCCTGCGGCGGTGCCGGACACAGTCGAGTTGATGATCCCCCGTCAGGGCATCTCGTATTTCGGCCGGATCGTCTGGCGCCTCGAGAACATGGCCGGCCTTGTCCTGGATACGCCGCGGCGCCACGTGGATTCGCTGCCACTCGACATCGCGCTGCGGCTGCGCGCGACCGAACGCGTCAATCAGCAGCTCCGCACGCAGCTGAGCGAGCTGCGCTCCCAATTCTAA
- a CDS encoding AzlC family ABC transporter permease, translating to MPVSSSISPQWHSPGRAFLRGLAAAGGSVLTLVLFATFIGIGALAHDSHFSLGWVLLSTVLVWAGPAQIILISSLGSGATPVQAAIAVTVSAIRLFPMVVSVLPMLRTPTTKLRHLVLPAHFVAVTMWVECFRLLPQVPRERRIAFANGLGTGLIAVCLVANVIGFLLAANLPQSFGAAILLLTPLAFLLSTARNCRELADVVALVLGLALFPLVALLHTGVDVLISGVSAGTIAYGVHWMRRRRRA from the coding sequence ATGCCCGTTTCCTCCTCGATTTCGCCGCAGTGGCACAGCCCCGGCCGTGCCTTTCTTCGTGGCTTGGCTGCCGCCGGCGGCAGCGTGCTGACGCTGGTGCTGTTCGCGACCTTCATCGGTATCGGCGCATTGGCCCACGACAGCCATTTCAGCCTCGGCTGGGTGCTGCTGAGCACGGTGCTGGTGTGGGCCGGCCCGGCGCAGATCATCCTGATCTCCTCGCTCGGCTCCGGCGCGACGCCGGTGCAGGCGGCGATCGCCGTCACCGTGTCGGCAATCCGACTGTTTCCGATGGTGGTGTCGGTGCTGCCGATGCTGAGGACGCCGACGACGAAGCTGCGGCACCTCGTGCTGCCGGCGCATTTCGTCGCCGTGACGATGTGGGTGGAGTGCTTCCGGCTGCTGCCGCAGGTGCCGCGCGAGCGGCGCATCGCCTTCGCCAACGGGCTCGGCACCGGACTGATCGCGGTGTGCCTCGTCGCGAACGTGATCGGCTTTCTGCTCGCGGCAAACCTGCCGCAGTCGTTCGGCGCCGCGATCCTGCTGCTGACGCCGCTGGCGTTTCTGCTGTCGACCGCGCGCAACTGCCGCGAACTCGCCGACGTCGTCGCGTTGGTGCTGGGGCTCGCGCTGTTTCCGCTGGTCGCGCTGCTGCATACCGGCGTCGACGTGCTGATCAGCGGCGTCTCGGCCGGGACGATCGCTTACGGCGTGCACTGGATGCGGCGGCGGAGGCGGGCATGA
- a CDS encoding lytic transglycosylase domain-containing protein, with translation MIRAPWLASAAAALVLLACAAAHAEETPQPRTDAVAPPAAAEPSKPAPAADQAKPAAEPNQATPGDKPSDATDKGGDPGTRESICLMIESAAKAHDLPLEFFARVIWQESRFQPDAVGPVTRSGKRAQGIAQFMPGTASERRLLDPFDPVQALPKSAEFLKELRDQFGNLGLAAAAYNAGPRRVQEWLAGTGGMPLQTRDYVFAITGSSVDDWAKAGRAAKLPEAKGDTDCRTLMALLKRAPNPFVAELEQRVKLGADRPWGVQLAAGFNRNRALASYARAISRLSAVIGERDPTLLSGVFRSRGTRPFYQVRIGAETRGEADDLCKQIRRAGQACLVLRNRG, from the coding sequence ATGATCCGGGCACCTTGGCTTGCGTCCGCAGCGGCCGCGCTCGTCTTGCTCGCGTGCGCCGCGGCGCATGCCGAGGAAACGCCACAACCAAGGACGGACGCTGTTGCGCCGCCGGCCGCCGCCGAACCCAGCAAGCCTGCGCCTGCCGCGGACCAAGCCAAGCCTGCAGCTGAGCCCAATCAAGCCACACCAGGCGATAAGCCGTCTGATGCCACCGACAAGGGTGGTGACCCCGGCACGCGCGAGTCGATCTGCCTGATGATCGAATCCGCCGCCAAAGCGCACGATTTGCCGCTGGAGTTTTTCGCCAGGGTGATCTGGCAGGAGAGCCGGTTTCAGCCGGATGCCGTCGGGCCGGTGACGCGCAGCGGTAAGCGCGCGCAAGGCATCGCGCAATTCATGCCGGGCACCGCCAGCGAGCGCCGGCTGCTCGATCCGTTCGATCCGGTGCAGGCGCTGCCGAAGTCGGCCGAATTCCTCAAGGAGCTGCGCGATCAGTTCGGCAATCTCGGGCTGGCGGCCGCCGCCTACAATGCCGGGCCGCGCCGGGTGCAGGAATGGCTCGCCGGCACCGGCGGCATGCCGCTGCAGACGCGGGACTACGTGTTTGCGATCACCGGCAGTTCAGTCGACGACTGGGCGAAAGCGGGCCGTGCCGCGAAGCTGCCGGAGGCCAAGGGCGACACCGATTGCCGCACCTTGATGGCGCTGTTGAAGCGGGCGCCGAACCCGTTCGTTGCCGAGCTCGAACAACGCGTGAAGCTCGGCGCCGATCGGCCGTGGGGCGTGCAGCTCGCCGCCGGCTTCAATCGCAACCGGGCGCTGGCGAGCTACGCGCGGGCGATCTCACGGTTGAGTGCGGTGATCGGCGAGCGCGACCCGACGCTGCTGAGCGGCGTGTTCCGCAGTCGCGGCACCCGGCCGTTCTATCAGGTGCGGATTGGCGCCGAGACGCGCGGCGAAGCGGACGATCTGTGCAAGCAGATCCGCCGGGCTGGGCAGGCGTGTCTGGTGCTGCGCAATCGAGGCTGA
- a CDS encoding ArnT family glycosyltransferase, which yields MPSDDEAAVASSADAAQVAAAPASAKPSPTTAEPRPAQPPVKPQPAPKPQPGPKPKQAQIKPARPARGTGQIAPSPAAAPAAAARPAATRASFLPLTLLLGACDSLFDMLRNRPQRLLLWVLGLYGTLWFISAISFPGLPAVGYEMALFGGELQGGYWKYPPLAPWLTELASLATGRWNGAQLLLALGSALMTLALLWRLGASIFGASGATLAVALTILIGSFGPQVTAYDPAIASLPFSVALVLLYRRAVLGGARSSWIGLGIAAALLISTNHAGTALVLVLIGHLVLTADGRSRLATSGLAVAAGACFVVLLPHLMWLAQAHVASPVPDDGATGLWPRISAAFAFVFGQVGLNLGLIVIAALAFIPRLPLQGEPADLELNAPSAFDRSLLVSAAVLPSILVALGSVFGWFTIGAYTGSALVAFSGLALVALLPARLTIRAPRLTIAAWMLVLFGVPIGYATSTYSRAYGSGPVPTELYPAKALSKAMQSVWKSRTTRPLDIVTGSTREAGFVAAYASPRPSVFIDADLTKSPWINAERLKRSGALVVWSTDEFKRTDELPPPYRTALGNAPSMFGTMVLPLGGGKLKAYGWAMIAPDGVVLPPPASAAPPAPSVAQPPTPPSPAPAPVPPGPPVAIPEASQPAPPEAEEPAAPAATSPTQPAALPPAAEREKPEAPIPAPPDEQPSPAGPSPTRSPE from the coding sequence TTGCCTTCCGACGATGAAGCCGCCGTTGCATCGAGCGCCGACGCGGCGCAGGTCGCCGCCGCGCCAGCATCAGCGAAGCCATCGCCGACCACTGCCGAGCCGCGCCCTGCGCAGCCGCCAGTCAAACCGCAACCAGCGCCGAAGCCGCAGCCCGGCCCCAAGCCGAAGCAGGCTCAGATCAAACCGGCCAGGCCCGCACGTGGTACCGGACAGATTGCGCCGTCGCCTGCCGCGGCTCCTGCGGCGGCCGCGCGGCCTGCCGCTACGCGCGCCAGCTTCCTGCCGCTCACTCTGCTGCTCGGCGCCTGCGACAGCCTTTTCGACATGCTGCGCAACCGTCCGCAACGGCTGCTGCTGTGGGTGCTCGGCCTGTACGGGACGCTGTGGTTCATCAGCGCCATCAGCTTTCCCGGGCTGCCCGCCGTTGGTTACGAAATGGCGCTGTTCGGCGGTGAGCTGCAGGGCGGCTACTGGAAGTACCCGCCGCTGGCGCCGTGGCTGACCGAACTGGCTTCGCTCGCCACCGGACGATGGAACGGCGCCCAGCTTTTGCTCGCGCTCGGCTCTGCGCTGATGACGTTGGCGCTGCTGTGGCGCCTTGGCGCCTCGATCTTCGGCGCCAGCGGTGCGACGCTCGCCGTGGCGCTTACCATCCTGATCGGCTCCTTCGGCCCGCAGGTCACCGCATACGATCCGGCGATCGCCAGCCTGCCCTTTTCCGTCGCATTGGTACTGCTGTATCGCCGCGCCGTGCTCGGTGGCGCGCGGTCGAGCTGGATCGGGCTCGGCATCGCCGCTGCGCTGCTGATCTCAACCAACCACGCCGGCACGGCACTCGTCCTCGTGCTGATCGGACACTTGGTGTTGACTGCGGATGGGCGCAGCCGCCTGGCGACGAGCGGCTTGGCGGTCGCCGCGGGCGCCTGTTTCGTGGTGCTACTGCCGCACCTGATGTGGCTGGCGCAGGCCCACGTCGCCTCTCCTGTCCCAGACGACGGAGCGACCGGGCTGTGGCCAAGGATCAGTGCGGCGTTCGCGTTCGTGTTCGGCCAGGTCGGACTGAATCTCGGATTGATCGTCATCGCCGCTCTCGCCTTCATCCCGCGGCTGCCGCTGCAGGGCGAGCCGGCGGATCTCGAACTCAATGCCCCCAGCGCGTTCGATCGCTCGCTCCTGGTTTCGGCCGCTGTGCTGCCGTCGATCCTGGTCGCGCTCGGCAGCGTGTTCGGCTGGTTCACGATCGGAGCCTACACCGGCAGCGCGCTGGTGGCGTTCTCCGGTCTGGCTCTGGTGGCGTTGCTGCCTGCCCGGCTGACGATCCGGGCCCCCCGGCTCACGATCGCCGCATGGATGCTGGTGCTGTTCGGTGTACCGATCGGCTACGCGACCTCGACCTACTCGCGCGCCTACGGCAGCGGGCCGGTGCCGACCGAGCTGTATCCGGCCAAGGCGCTGTCGAAAGCGATGCAGTCAGTCTGGAAGAGCCGGACCACACGCCCGCTCGATATCGTCACCGGCAGCACGCGCGAGGCCGGCTTCGTCGCGGCCTATGCCTCGCCGCGGCCCTCGGTGTTCATCGACGCCGATTTGACCAAGAGCCCGTGGATCAATGCCGAGCGGCTGAAGCGCTCCGGCGCGCTGGTGGTGTGGAGTACCGACGAATTCAAACGCACCGACGAGCTACCGCCGCCATATCGGACAGCACTGGGCAATGCGCCTTCGATGTTCGGCACCATGGTGCTGCCGCTCGGCGGCGGCAAGCTGAAGGCCTACGGTTGGGCGATGATCGCGCCAGACGGCGTGGTGCTGCCGCCTCCTGCCTCAGCGGCACCGCCGGCGCCAAGCGTGGCACAACCGCCGACACCGCCCTCGCCAGCTCCAGCGCCGGTCCCGCCTGGCCCGCCTGTTGCCATTCCGGAAGCATCACAGCCCGCTCCGCCTGAGGCGGAAGAGCCTGCAGCGCCGGCCGCAACCTCGCCTACGCAGCCAGCTGCTCTGCCTCCTGCGGCCGAGCGAGAAAAGCCGGAAGCGCCCATCCCGGCGCCGCCGGACGAGCAACCGTCGCCGGCCGGACCATCACCGACAAGGTCCCCGGAATAG